The window CAGCATCTGGAGTGTCAGCTGGAGTTCTGGCGCGGACAGCTGCAGGGAGCGCCGCCGGCCCTCGATCTGCCCCGCCGTAGCTCCGGAACGGGGGACGGCTTCGGTGACCGGGGCGCCACCCGGCGATTCCACTTGCCCGCGGAGCTGAGCGAGGAGCTGCGGGTCCTCAGCCGCCGCACCGGAAGCACCCTCTTCATGACCCTGCTGGCGGCCTTTGCGACGCTGCTGCACCGCTACAGTGGCGCCTCCGACCTCAACGTCGGGGTGCCGGTGGCCGGACGGCCGCGGGCGGAGATGGAAGGGCTCATCGGCTTCTTCGTCAACACCCTCGTGCTGCGTCTCGGCATAGGCCGGGAAGCCACGGTTCGGGAGCTGCTGGCGGATGTTCGCGGGCGCTCGCTGGACGCTTTTGCCCACGAGGATCTGCCCTTCGAGCGGCTCGTGGCGGAGCTCAATCCGGAGCGCGACCTGACCCGTTCCCCCCTCTTCCAGGTGATGTTCGCCTTGCAGACCGCACCTGTGGCCCAGGTGGAGGTCCCCGGCTTGGTGCTGGAGCGGCTGGACATCGACAGCGGCACCACCCGCTTCGAGCTCTTCCTCGAGCTCACCGAGGCCGGTGACGTCATCGAAGGAGCCGCCCACTTCAGCCTCGAGCTCTTCGATCCCGCCTTCATGATGCGCTTCCTGGGCCACTTCCGAACCCTGCTGGAAGGTTTCGCTTCGGCCCCCGAGGGCGCCGTCGGGAACCTGCCGCTGCTGGCGCAGAGCGAGCGCCACCAGGTGCTGCGGGAGTGGAACGACAGCGCCGCAGCGGTGCCGTTGGACCGGCCGTTCCCGCAACTCTTCCGCAGCGCCGCGGAGCGCTGGCCACAGCGGCGCGCCGCCGCCGTCGGGGACCGCTCCCTGACCTACGCCGAGCTCTTCCAGCGATCCTCTGTGTTGGCCCGCCGGCTGGAGGGGCGCGGCGTCGGGCCGGGGACGGTGTTGCCGCTGTTGGCGGAGAGGAGCCTGGAGCTGCTGACGGCGGTGCTGGCGGTGCTGCACACCGGTGCCGTCTACCTGCCGCTGGACCCCCGCCATCCGGCGCCGCGGCTGGCGCAGGTGTTGGAGGAGAGCGGATGCACCACGGTGGTGTGCGCCGCCGAGCTGCTGCCGCTGCTGCAGGAAGCTGGCGAGATCCTGGATCCGGCTCCCCGGGCCGTGAAGCTGGAGGAGCTCCTCGACACCGCCGAGGCCGCCGAGACCCCGCGAGGCGGTGCGGCGCCGGCGGGGGGAGCGGAGCACCTGGCCTATGTCATCTACACTTCCGGGTCCACTGGCCGCCCCAAGGGCGCGATGGTCACTCAACGGGGGATGGTCAACCACCTTCACGCCAAGATCCGTGACCTCGGCCTGACCGGGGACGACGTGGTGGCGCAAACCGCCTCCCAGTGTTTCGACATTTCCGTCTGGCAGATGCTGGCGGCGCTGATGGTGGGAGGACGGGTGGAGATCTACCCCGACGAGGTAGCCCACGATCCCGCGGTGCTGGTGCAGCGGGTGGACGCCGACGACGTCACCATCCTGGAGACCGTTCCCTCTCTGATGCGCCTGCTGCTCGACGAGCTGGGCCGTCGCGCCGAGCGCCCGGAGCTGCGGGCGCTGCGCTGGCTGGTGCCCACGGGCGAGGCGTTGCCGCCGGAGCTGTGCTCCCGTTGGTATGAGGCCTATCCCGCCATCCGCCTGCTCAACGCCTATGGCCCCACCGAATGCTCCGACGACGTCAGCCACTACCCGGTGCCGGCGGGCGAGGGCGCGGTGGTCAAGACCATCTCCATCGGGCGCCCGGTGCTCAATACCCAGCTCTACGTGGTGGACCGTCTGTTCCGGCCCGTTCCGCCGGGGGTGGTGGGAGAGCTGTGGGTGGGCGGGCAGGGAGTCGGCGGCGGCTATCTGCACGATCCCCAGCGCACCGCGGAGGTCTTCGTGCCGGACGCTTTCTCCGGTGCCGCCGCCGGCCGTCTCTACCGCACCGGCGACCTGGTCCGCCACCTGCCGGACGGCCGGCTGAGCTTCCTCGGGCGGGTGGATCATCAGGTCAAGATCCGCGGTCACCGGCTGGAGTTGGGGGAGGTGGAGGCCCAGCTGCAGCGTCACCCGGCCCTCGAAGCTGCGGTGGTAGCAGCTCAGAAGGAAACTTCCGGCGCCCTGCAGCTGGTGGCCTACGTGCTCTACGGAGACGTGGGGGAGGTACCGGTGGAGGAGCTCCGGGGCTTTTTGCAGGAGCGGTTGCCGACATACGCCGTGCCCACCGCCTGGACGGTGCTGGAGGAGTTGCCGCTGACCCCCAACGGCAAGGTGAACCGCCGGGCTCTGCCCCGGGTGAGCGCCGAAGGCCAGGCCGGAGACCGCCCGTACACCGCTCCTCGGGACGAGACCGAGGAGGCATTGGCGGAGATCTTCGCCGGCCTCATCGGAATCCAACGGGTGGGTGTCTTCGACGACTTCTTCGACCTCGGGGGCCACTCCCTGCTGGCTACCCAGGCTCTTTCCCGCATCCGGGAGACTTTCGCCATCGACCTCGAGTTGCGCAGGCTCTTCGAGGCGCCCACCGTCGCCGAGCTGGCCGGGGTGGTGGAGGACCGGATTATCGAGCAGATCGAGAGCCTGAGCGACGAAGAAGTGGATTCGCTCCTCGAGGAGGACGAGCCAGCGCCGCTGGCGCCCGCCCCGACGGAAGATCTGGTGGAGTCCCTGCCGGAGCGGTCCGGATGAGCGGGCCGGATGTCCAGAAAACGGATCTCGGGGGCCCAGGTCTCCGGGACAGGGATCTCCAAGAAACGGATCTCCGGGAAACGGCTCCTCAGGACGCCGTTCCGGTGGAGCCCCCGCGCCCCGAGCCATCCCTCGACGCCGCCACCACGCCGGAGCTCTTCGCGCGGCGAGCCCGCGAGGCCCCCGAAGCCCCATGCCTGCGCTTCCAGGGTGAGGCGGTTTCCTACGGCGAGCTCCACCGTTGGTCGGAGATCCTCGCCCACCGGCTCCGGGCCGCCGGGGTGAGGGTGGAGGATCGGGTGGCGGTGCACCTGGAGCGGGGACCGGAAATGGTCGCCGCCCTGCTGGCGGTATGGCGGGCCGGCGCGGCCTACATTCCGCTGGATCCGCAATTCCCCGCCCGCCGGCTCCAGGGGATGGTCGAGGCCGGCGGCGTGAAGGCCGTGTTCTCGCGGCGGGCTCTGCCCTTCACCGTGGCCCCAGAGCTGCCGATTCTCGATCCGGCGCCGGCAGCTTCGTCGGATCTCGGCGACGGGGGAGGGGATCCTCTACCGGACCCCGAGGCGGGGTGTCTCGCCTACGTCATCTTTACCTCCGGCTCCACCGGCCAGCCCAAGGGCGTGCAGGTGGAGCACCGGGCGCTGGTCAACTTTCTCCGCTCCATGGCGCAGCGGCCGGGACTGGAGCCGCAGGACGTGCTGGTGGCGGTCACCACCATCTCCTTCGACATCGCCGGATTGGAGCTTTTCCTGCCCCTCGTCCGCGGCGCCACGGTGGTCATCGCACCGCGCTCCGTAGCCTCCGACGGAGCCCGCTTGGCGCGGCTTCTGGACGCGGCTCAGGCCTCCGTCCTGCAGGCCACGCCGGCGACCTGGAAGCTGCTCCTGGACGCCGGGTGGAGCGGCCGGCGGGCGCTGCGCATGGTGTGCGGCGGGGAGGCCCTACCGCGGGATCTGGCGCAGCGTTTGCTGCCCCTGGGCAGGGATCTATGGAATGTCTACGGTCCCACGGAGACCACCATCTGGTCGTCGGTGGCACGGGTCCGGGAGGAGAGCGGGCCGGTGTCCATCGGGGATCCTATCGACCGTACCGAGCTCCTGGTGGTGAACGGCCGGGGAGAGTGGCAGCCCCCGGAGCAGGAAGGGGATTTGCTCATCGGTGGCGACGGTCTGGCGCGGGGCTACCTGGACCGCCCAGGACTCACCGCCGAGCGCTTCGTCCCCCATCCCTGGGCTGCGCGCCCGGGACAACGGCTATATCGCACCGGAGATCGGGCGCGCTCGCTGGGGGACGGCCGGCTGCTCTTCCTCGGCCGCCGGGATCACCAGGTCAAGGTGCAAGGCTTTCGCATCGAGCTGGGAGAGATCGAGGTCGCCCTCCGTTCTCTGCCGGGGGTGGCGGAAGCGGTGGTGACGGTGCAGAGTGGAGAGGCTGCCAGAGAAGACGCGGAGCGGCGCCTGGCGGCCTACGTCGTGCCCGCCCGGAACGGGGGGCCGGAACCGGCCTCCGAAGATTCCCTGGCCGCCGAGCGTACCGGCCACTGGCGGGAGATCTGGGATCTGGCCTACGACGGCGAGCCCGAGGACGGTGACGAAGCGCTGGACATCCGCGGATGGAAGGACAGTTACACCGGCGAGACCATCGCGGCTCCGGAGATGGAAGAGTGGGTGAGCACCACCGTCGAACGGATCCGCGGTCTCGGCGCCCGGCGGATCCTCGAGATCGGCAGCGGCGTGGGGCTCTTGGTGGAAAGGCTGGTGCAACGGCACGCGCCCCACGGCCTGCGCTACGTGGCCACGGATGCCTCGCCCCGGGCGGTGGCTATCCTGCGCCGGCGCTTCGGCGGCGGGTCCTTCCCGGCCGTAGAGATCCTGCAGTCCGCTGCGGCGGAGCTGGCGGAGAAGCTCCAGCCCGACGACCGCTTCGATCTCGTCGTCCTCAATTCCGTGGCCCAGTACTTCCCGGGCATCGAGTATCTGGAGTCCGTGCTGCGCAGCCTGCGGCCCTTCCTGACGCCGGGCGGCAGCTGGTTCCTCGGAGATCTGCGCAGCCTGCCCTTGCTCGAGCCATTCATCACCGACGTGCTGCTGCAGCGGGGGGACCCGGCGATGTCCGCGGCGCGGCTGCGCCAAGAGGTTCGTCTGCGGGTGCGCTCCGAGGAGGAGCTGTGCTTCCATCCCGCCTACTTTCGGCACCTGGCGGCCCGGGAAGGCTACGGCGCGCCGTACATTGAGCTGCGCCGGGGGCGTTGCCGCAACGAGATGACCGGCTTCCGATACGACGTCGTTCTCGGCGGGGGTGAGGACCGGCGGATCGGGAATCCAGCCCCTCCGGCCATTGCCGTGACCCCCTGGCGGGAGGATCTCCGGGAGGAGGATCTGGGCGGCTTGCTGGAGGGCCGCCCGGGGCAGGTATGGAAGCTCTCGGGCATCGCCAACGGACGCGTTTCCAGGGCGGTGACGGCGGTGGAGATGTTGCGCGGCAGCGAGCCCCGCAGGCCTTTGGAGGAGCTGCGCCACAGCGTCGGGGAGCGCTGCCGGGAGCGGGCCGCCTGGGATCCGGAGGAGGTCTGGGAGCGGGCGGTGGCGGCGGAATGGCAGGCGTTTCTGTCCTGGTCCGAAGAGAGCCGGTCTGCCGAGGCCCACACCGGTGGGCCCTACTCCGGCGAGGGGCCGGGCGCCTCCGAGGAAGGGCGCTTCGATGCTCTCTTCGTGCCCGCCGGCGTTCCCCGGCCGCCGAAGCCCCAGCCTGCGGCCCCGCCGGCGCCTCGGACCGACACCGCCTGGGCCAACGATCCCACCGTCGCGGCCCGAGACCTGACCTGGGGGCAGGAGCTACGCCGGAAGCTGGAAGAGACGCTTCCGGAATACATGGTGCCCCGGGCGGTGACGGTGGTCGACGGCCTGCCCCTGACCCTCAACGGCAAGGTTGATCGGGACGCCCTGCCCCGGGTTCGCGGCTTGGGAGGAGGGCGGCCCTACGCGGTGCCACGGAGCGGTCTGGAACGGCAGATCACCGAGATCTGGAGCGAGCTGCTGAGCGTGCCTCGGGTGGGAGTGCAGGACGATTTCTTCGCCCTCGGCGGCCAGTCGCTGCTGGCGGGACGGCTGATGGCCCGGCTGCGGGATCATCTGCAGCTGGAGCTTTCGCCGGCAATGCTCTTCGCGGCTCCGACGCCGGCGGCGCTGGCGGCCCGCATCGAAGAGTTGCGCGGCGCGGAGGTCGCCGAGCCGGCGCTGGAGAAAGTGCCCCGGGACCGCCCCCTGCCCCTGTCCTCGGCCCAGGAGCGAATGTGGCTGTGGGCTCAAATGGAGCCCGGCAGCACCGCCTTCAATGTCGCCTTCGCGGTCGCCATGGCGGGGCGGCTGGACGCCGCGACCCTGGACTGGACCCTGGATCGGCTGCGGGCGCGCCACGAGGCCTTGCGCACTCGCCTCACCGGCACCGAGCCCCCGGCCCAGAGGATCGATGCGCCGGCGCCGTGGCCGCTGCCGGTGGTGGACCTCGGCGGCCTCGGCGCCGCCGGCCGGGAAGCGGAGACCCAGCGGCTGCTGGCGCGCCTGGAAGCCCTTCCCTTCGTGCTCGACGGAGGGGTTCTGGTCCGACACTTGCTGCTGCGGCGCTCCACCGAGGATCACGTCTACGGCTTCGGCTTCCACCACATCGCCGGCGATGCCTGGTCGGTGGCAGTGCTGGTGCGGGAGATCTGCGAGCTCTACCGCTCGCGCCGGCAAGGCCTGCCACCACAGCTGCCGGCGCCGACGGTGCAATACGCCGATTTCGCCGTCTGGCAGCGGCATCGCCAGGGATCCGAAGCCATGGCGCAGCGCCTCGCGCAGTGGCATCATCGGCTGCTTCCGGCCATGCCGCCGGCCTGGGTTTCCCCGCCGCGCCGGCGATCTCCGGGAGCCGCCGGAGCCGGGGCGCGGGGGTTGCAGGAAAGCCGGAGCGCAAGGCTCCGGGGCGACATCCTCCGGGATCTTCACTCCCTGGCGGGGAGGCACCAGGCGACCCTCTTCATGACCCTCCTGGCGGCGATCCAGGTGCTGGTGCATCGGTACACCGGCCGCTCGTGGGTGACCGTCGGTAGCCTCTTCGGCGGCCGCTCGCGGCCGGAGCTGGAAGCGGTGGTGGGCTTCTTCGTCAACGTCCTGCCCCTGGCGGTGCGGCTGAGGCCGGAGATGAGTTTCGGCGCCGCTCTGGAAGCGGTGCAAAAGGCGAGCTCTTGGGCCTTCGCCGACCAGGAGGTGCCCTACGAGGGTGTTCTTCAGGGCCTGCGGCCGGCCCTCGCCGGCAACCGGGCTTCCGAGCCGTTCCAGATGCTGGTGATCTACGAGGATGTGCCGCTGCCCGCCCTCGCCCTGCCGGACCTGGAGGTTCGGGAGCTGCCCTTCGAGGGGGACGGCAAGACCGCAGCCTACGACTTTACCTGGACGCTGATTCCCCGGCCGCGAGGCCTGGAGGTGATTCTGGCCTTCGATTCCGGACGATTCGATGGTCTGGATGTGGAGATAGTGCTAAAGGACTTGTTGGAAGTTCTGGGTTCGGCGGCCAAAGACTCCCGGCGAACCCTGCGGAAACTGCCACCGCTGTCCCCGGAGATGCGTTCCCAGCGCGAGCGCAGCGACGGCTCCCTGAGCCTCGGCTCCGCCGCCGACGAGGTGGCCGCGGGGACAGCAGTCGAGTCAGAGATGGTGAAGACGGCCGATGAAGAGGGCTCCCGGCGTCGTCTGGAAGAGGTTCGGGAGCACCGAGATCAGAAGAAATCCCAGCTGTCGGATCGGCGTCGGGAGTTGTTACGCCGACGCTTGAGGCGTTGACGCCCGGTCCGGTGGTTGCTTGATGCGTTGAACCGGAGGAGAGGATGAAGCAGAGATTGCGTCAGACCCTACGTTCCCTGACTCACCGTCCGGGACTCACTGTCCTGATTCTGTTGATCATGGCATTGTGCATCGGCGGTAACGCCTCGGTGTTCAGCGTCGCCAAGGCGGTGCTGTTCCAGGATTTGCCTTACGACGAAGGGGATCGCCTGGTCCTCATCTCTCAGATTTACATTCCCGAAGACCAGGACAACGACTTCTCCTGGGCCGAGATCCAGGAATGGCGAGAGCGGTTGACCCGTTTCGACGCCCTCGTCCCGGTGCTCAACTGGCGGGACCGCATCCTCGGCGGCGACGACGGCGTCGAGCGGGTGGGGGTGAACTATGTGACCTCGGAGTATTTCAAGCTTCTGGGCATCGAGCCGGCGCTGGGCCGTTTGTTTTCCGCCGACGAGGACGGGGCCCCGGGCAGCGCCGCCCGGGTCCTGCTGAGCTACGAGCTGTGGACCCGGCGCTATGGGCAGGATCCGGAGATTCTCGGCCGTACCCTGCAGTTCAACGACCAGCCGTACACCGTCCTCGGCGTTTTGCCGGAGGGCTACGTAGACTTTGGAGAAGAGCTTTGGGAGGTGGATGTGTGGATGCCCGCCACCCAGGCGGGGGAGAGCTTTCCGGAGGGCACCGGGATCTACGAGGGCAATGAGCTGCGTTATTGGTTCGGTCTCGCCCGCCTGGCCCCCGGGGTGACCCTGGAGCAGGGAGAGGAGGAGGTCAAGGCCATCGCGGCGCAGATGGCTCAAGACTTCCCGGACAGCAACAAAGACTACACCGCGCGTCTGTTGCCGCTGCGTGAGTTCATCTTCGAGAATCTCACCGACAGCATGCGCATTCTGCTCGCCGGTGCGGCCTTGATCCTGCTCCTCGGCTGCGCCAATATCGCCAGTCTGCTGCTGGCCCGGCAAGCGGAGCGGCGCAAGGAGCTCTACCTACACCTCGCCCTGGGGGCCGGACGGGGCCGCCTCTTCGCCAACGTTCTCCTGGAGGGGCTGATGCTGGCGCTCATCGGCGGGGTGCTGGGCATCTTGCTGGCGGTGGTCGGCACCCGAGTGATGGCCAGCGTGGTGGATCTGCCAGCGATGGCCGAGGTCAGCCTGGATGGGACGGTGCTGTGGATCTCGGTGGCCGCCAGCGTGCTCACCGGTATTCTCTTCGCTCTGCCGCCGGCGCTCAGCGTGTTGCGCATGGAGGCTCGCGGCACGCTCGCTCAGATCCGAGCCAAAGAGGGCGGCCGCACCCACTCGGGGCGCGCCCGCAACGGGCTTCTGGTGTTCCAGGTCTCGGTGGTGGTCATGCTGCTGGTGGTGGCGGGACTGCTGCTGCGCAGCTTCATGGAGCTGCGCTCGGCGGACGTGGGCTTCAATCCCGACGACATGCTGACCCTGAAGATCCTGTTCGAATCGGAGCGCTATCAGGATCCCTCCAACCTCCTGCTCACGGAGCGTGAGCTGATCGATCGGCTGGAAGCGCTGCCGGGCATCGAAGGGGTCGCCTTCTGGGGGCCCAACGTGCCTGGTATCAGCACCCGTTTCATGGACGTGCAGCCGTCGTCGGCGGGGGAGGAGGACGCCTCGGTGCGGGTTAACGCCCACGTCATCAGCCACGGAGCGCTAGAGGTGATGGAGCTGCCGCTGCTGCGCGGCCGTACCTTCAACAAAGCGGATACCGCCGAGACCCCTCGGGTGGTGATGATCACTGAATCCCTGGCGCAGATTCTATGGCCCGACGGCGATGCCCTGGACAAGCAGCTCCGGCGGGTGGGCCGTCCCGACGAGCCGCTCTACACCGTGGTCGGCGTCACCGGTAACGCCCGTTTCCAGGGGCGCTTCGACGACGACCACCACCAGCTGATCTTCAGTCACCAGCAGCTGCCCATGCCCAGCACGACGTTGATGGTGCGCACCGCCATGGATCCGGAGGTGGTCACTCCCATGGTGCGCGAGGAGCTGCAGGCGCTGGATCCGCTGACCCCGGTCTTCGATATCGTCACCCTGCGCCAGCGCTTCAGCGATCAGGAGTCGAGCCAGCGGCTGAACGCGGTGGTGGTGGGCATGTACACCGCCCTGGCCCTGATCTTTGCTCTCCTCGGGCTCTACGGCATCCTCTCCTACATCGTGGTCCAGCGGCGTCAGGAGATCGGCGTCCGCATGGCCTTGGGGGCCCGCCGGGGCAGCGTCCTGCGAATGGTGATGACCTTCGGCCTGTCGCTGCTGGCCGGCGGCTTGCTGTTGGGCATGGTGGGGGCGGTGCTGGTCACCCGCCTGCTCTCCAGTGTGCTCTACGGCGTCGAGTCCTTCGATCCTCTGACCTTCGGGACGGTGATCGTGCTCTTCCTGGTGGTCGGTCTGGTGGCCACCTACGTGCCGGCGCGGCGGGTACTGAGCATCGACCCCAACCAGGTGCTGCGTTACGAATGAGGCTCCGGTTCCCAATCCTCGCCTCGGGGTGGCGCCCATGAGTTCGCGATCCGGGCGCGGCGCCACCCTGTCGGAGAAGCGCCGCAAGCTGCTGGCGCAGCGGCTCAAGGGCCGCGGCGGGGATCGGGCCGCCAGCACCATTCCGCGGCGGACGGAGACCGGGCCGGTGCGGCTCTCCTTCGCCCAGGAACGCCTGTGGTTTCTCGACCGTTGGCAGCCGGGGACCGCCGTCTACAACCTGCCGGACGTCATCCGCCTCCGGGGACGCCTGCGCCCCGAGCTGCTCGCCGCCTCCCTGCGGATGGTTCTGCAGCGTCACGAGGTGTTGCGGACGGTCTTTCCCCAGCGGGACGGCGTACCGTACCAGGTGGTGCAATTGTGTCCGGCGCAGCCCGTCACCGCCGTGGACTTGACCGGCCTGACGCCGGCGGACCGCCGGCGGGCCGGAGAAGAGTTGATCTCGCAGGAGGCCACCCGGGCCTTCGATCTGCAGACCGGGCCGGTGGTGCGTTTTCGCCTGCTGCGGTTGGCCGCGAAAGATCATCGGCTGATCCTCAACATGCACCACATCGTCGCCGACCTGTGGTCCTTCGGGATTCTGGTGCAAGAGCTCGGGATCCTCTACCGGAGTCACTGCGAGGGGAAGAGGCCGCCCCTCGAGCCCCTAGCGCTCCAATACGCCGACTTCGCCCTGTGGCAGCGCCAGCGCCTGTCCGGGGAGCGGCTGGCGGGGGAGCTGGGCTTTTGGCGCCGGCAGCTGGCGGGATTTCCCCAGGTCTTGGAATTGCCGTCGGATCGGCCCCGGCCGGTTCACCTGAGCTCGCGGGGCCGATCCCTCTCCTTCCGCTTCCGGCGGTTCGAGGCGAGCGCTCTAAAGGAGCTGGCCCAGCATTCCGAGGCGACCCTAGTGATGGTTCTGCTGGCGGCGTTCCAGGCCCTGCTGGGACGACTCTCGGGTCAGCGGCGCTTTCTCCTGGGATCCCCGGTGGCGGGGCGCACCCGCAGCGAGCTGGAGCCGCTGGTGGGATTGTTCGTCAACACCCTGGTCTTGCCCACGGACCTCGGCGGCGATCCCCGCTTCGAAGACCTCGTCGCACGGGCTCGCGAGACCTTGGTGGACGCCCTGTCGCACCAGGAACTCCCCTTCGAGCGTCTGGTGGAGGAGCTGCAGCCGGAACGGGAGCCCTCCCGGCCGCCCCTGGTTCAGGTGCTCTTCGCCATGCAGAACGCACCGGTGCCGGCGCTCCGGCTGCCGGAGCTGACCCTCGCCCGGGCGGATGCCGAAACCGGTACGACGAAATTTGACCTGACGCTCTTCCTGGGGGAGGAGGACGGGGCGCTGGGCGGAGCTCTGGAGTACGCCGAGGACCTCTTTGACGGCACCCGCATGCTGCGGCTGGTAGGGCAGTTGGAGACACTATTGGCCGCGGGGGTGGAGAATCCGGCACGGCGGCTGGGGGAGTTGCCGCTGCTGTCGCCGGCGGAGGCCCAGCAGCTGAGGGAATGGAGCCGAGGGCCCACCGAGGCGCCCTCCGAAGCACCGGAGCTTCCGCGGCTGCACCAGATCTTCGAACATTCCGCCGCCGCCCACGGAGACACCGCGGCGGTGCTCCACGGCACCGTCGAGCTTACATATCGGCAGGTGGAGGCTCAGGCCAACCGTCTGGCCCGGGTCCTGCGCCGCCGGGGGGTCGTGCCGGGAGCCTTGGTGGGCCTTTGCCTGGAGCGCTCCCCGGAGCTGGTGGTGGCGATTCTCGCCGTGCTCAAGAGCGGAGCGGCCTATGTGCCCCTGGACGCGGCCTATCCCGCCGAGCGTCTCGGCGCCATGGTGGACGATGCAGGGCTTCGAAAGGTGATCACCGGCGGAGCCTCCGGCGCGGCGCTGGAGCCCCTCGCCAGCCGCCGGGAGCTGGACTTGTTGCGCCTCGAGGAGCTCCGCGGCGAGCTGGAGGCGGCGAGCCCCAAGCCTCCGGCGGCGGGCTCCGTGCCCCGAGAAGGGGTCGGCTACGTCATCTTCACTTCCGGGTCCACAGGCCGACCTAAGGGTGTGGCGCTGGGCCAGCGGGTGCTGGCTTCGTTGATGGAATGGCAGGAGTCGGCTCTCCCGGGACCGGCGCGCACGCTGCAGCTGGCGCCGGTGAGCTTCGACGTCCACTGCCAAGAGATTTTCTCCACCTTCCGGGGCGGCGGGACCCTGGTGCTGGTGGACGAGGAGACCCGCCGGGACGCCCGGGCGCTGCTGCACCACCTGCGCGAGCATCGCGTCGAGCGTCTCTTTCTGCCCTTCGTGGCGCTCCAGCAGCTGTCCGCCGCCGCCGAGGCGGACGGGTTCATTTGTCCGGCGTTGCTGGATGTGATCACCGCCGGCGAGCAGCTGCAGGTGGACGAATCTTTGCGGGATTTCTTCCGCCGCCATCCGTGCTGCCGACTGCACAACCACTACGGTCCGTCGGAAAGCCACGTGGTCACCGCCCTCTCGCTGTCCCCGGAGCCCGCGGGCTGGCCGACGCTGCCGTCCATCGGCCGGCCGGTGGCAGCGGCGGCGGTGCGGTTGGGGGGACGGCGCCTGGATCCGGTGCCCATCGGCGTCGACGGTGAGCTCCTGCTGGGACGCTTGGCCCCCGCCCACGGCTACACCGGACGTCCGGCCTTGACCGCTGAGCGCTTCGTCCCGGACCCCTTCACCAGCCGTCCCGGGGGGCGCCTCTACCGCACGGGGGACCGAGCCCGATATCTCGCCGATGGCCGGCTGCAATTCCTCGGGCGCTGGGATCATCAAGTCAAGGTCCGGGGCTACCGCATCGAGCCGGGGGAGATCGAGG of the Acidobacteriota bacterium genome contains:
- a CDS encoding amino acid adenylation domain-containing protein; translated protein: MSSRSGRGATLSEKRRKLLAQRLKGRGGDRAASTIPRRTETGPVRLSFAQERLWFLDRWQPGTAVYNLPDVIRLRGRLRPELLAASLRMVLQRHEVLRTVFPQRDGVPYQVVQLCPAQPVTAVDLTGLTPADRRRAGEELISQEATRAFDLQTGPVVRFRLLRLAAKDHRLILNMHHIVADLWSFGILVQELGILYRSHCEGKRPPLEPLALQYADFALWQRQRLSGERLAGELGFWRRQLAGFPQVLELPSDRPRPVHLSSRGRSLSFRFRRFEASALKELAQHSEATLVMVLLAAFQALLGRLSGQRRFLLGSPVAGRTRSELEPLVGLFVNTLVLPTDLGGDPRFEDLVARARETLVDALSHQELPFERLVEELQPEREPSRPPLVQVLFAMQNAPVPALRLPELTLARADAETGTTKFDLTLFLGEEDGALGGALEYAEDLFDGTRMLRLVGQLETLLAAGVENPARRLGELPLLSPAEAQQLREWSRGPTEAPSEAPELPRLHQIFEHSAAAHGDTAAVLHGTVELTYRQVEAQANRLARVLRRRGVVPGALVGLCLERSPELVVAILAVLKSGAAYVPLDAAYPAERLGAMVDDAGLRKVITGGASGAALEPLASRRELDLLRLEELRGELEAASPKPPAAGSVPREGVGYVIFTSGSTGRPKGVALGQRVLASLMEWQESALPGPARTLQLAPVSFDVHCQEIFSTFRGGGTLVLVDEETRRDARALLHHLREHRVERLFLPFVALQQLSAAAEADGFICPALLDVITAGEQLQVDESLRDFFRRHPCCRLHNHYGPSESHVVTALSLSPEPAGWPTLPSIGRPVAAAAVRLGGRRLDPVPIGVDGELLLGRLAPAHGYTGRPALTAERFVPDPFTSRPGGRLYRTGDRARYLADGRLQFLGRWDHQVKVRGYRIEPGEIEAALRRHPAVEEAVVRLQHRGASHLLVAYLQGSAEPRDLRALLRRSLPEYMVPDSFVRLDALPLTPSGKVDRQALAAPEGPAGLARRCVAAGAESPAGAMVGPRDALESELVEIWAQVLGVDPSELGVEESFFSLGGHSLQTTRVAARIQGRWGVELPLRRLFDDPTIAGLAREVTRVLAGEARDGAPVIPRASRHRPLSLSFAQERLWFLHRLAPKAATYNIPVALRLEGELRVAPLAAALEQVRRRHEVLRTVYRSDAQGPRQEVLEEVPQALTVVDLQLLPAAAAETELQRLADREAARPFDLEKGPVMRCLLVRLGLAPQCHGLLLTVHHIAADGASLGLLVQETMELYRAMEAGGGPTAARLATLPIQYADYAVWQRERLRGELLESQMRYWRKRFDPLPKVLELPTDRPRPPV